From Scleropages formosus chromosome 25, fSclFor1.1, whole genome shotgun sequence, a single genomic window includes:
- the LOC108921439 gene encoding neuromedin-U receptor 1-like, whose protein sequence is MEKLEALFPVRGMETMSRKTTVVFFETDDGTRVRDVLRTLQQERWWKMLMVARVSGNGNERCTRVGAVHLKTVEKVTRIGVITGSFLPSVPSFAAMTDRYNCSFADFLSPPVERCQVDGLCNRSFQLVENISVTLEDLCLSQEEFLRRHLGPRRSPVFLPVCVSFLLIFLVGAVGNALTCAVIAGNKVMHTPTNYYLFSLAVSDLLVLLLGMPLELYEMWSNYPFLFGQWGCHFKTFLFETVCFASILNVTALSVERYVAVVHPLRAKYVVTRAHAKRVILALWAASMLCAVPNTSLHGIRLESRFGHQLPESATCTLIKPTWIYNLVIQVTTGVFFLLPMLTISVLYLLIGLQLRREKMMRVIEAKSGLDRNGYSSTQKVRHRQVTKMLCVLVVVFGICWAPFHADRLMWSFIKEWTESQKHMFECVHILSGVFFYLSSVVNPILYNLMSTRFREMFREVACRRGRRGYSPSVTRVTRLTLRSTVCEAPPGLGALGSEGEDGPREQETAAP, encoded by the exons atggagaagctggaggCCTTGTTTCCTGTGCGGGGCATGGAAACCATGAGCAGAAAAACCACAGTGGTATTCTTCGAGACTGACGACGGGACTCGGGTGCGAGATGTACTCAGAACGCTTCAGCAGGAGCGATGGTGGAAAATGCTGATGGTTGCACGCGTCagtggaaatggaaatgaacgATGTACCCGGGTGGGTGCTGTTCATCTCAAGACTGTCGAGAAAGTGACACGGATTGGCGTCATCACCG GATCTTTCCTTCCAAGTGTCCCGTCCTTTGCTGCCATGACGGACAGGTATAACTGCAGCTTCGCTGACTTCCTGTCCCCGCCGGTCGAGAGATGTCAGGTGGATGGGCTGTGCAACCGCAGCTTCCAGCTGGTGGAGAACATTAGCGTCACGCTGGAGGACCTGTGCCTGAGCCAGGAGGAGTTCCTGAGGAGGCACCTGGGCCCTCGGCGCTCCCCGGTCTTCCTGCCGGTTTGCGTCAGTTTCCTGCTGATCTTCCTAGTGGGCGCAGTGGGAAATGCACTGACCTGCGCGGTCATTGCCGGCAACAAGGTGATGCACACGCCCACCAACTACTACCTGTTCAGCCTGGCTGTGTCGgacctgctggtgctgcttctGGGCATGCCGCTAGAGCTGTACGAGATGTGGAGCAACTACCCTTTCCTCTTCGGCCAGTGGGGCTGCCACTTCAAGACCTTCCTCTTTGAAACGGTCTGCTTCGCGTCCATCCTCAACGTCACGGCGCTCAGCGTGGAGCGCTACGTCGCCGTGGTGCACCCACTCCGGGCCAAGTACGTGGTGACACGGGCGCATGCCAAGCGGGTGATCCTGGCGCTGTGGGCGGCCTCCATGCTGTGCGCCGTGCCCAACACCAGCCTGCACGGCATCAGGCTGGAGTCCAGGTTCGGACACCAGCTCCCCGAGTCGGCCACCTGCACCCTGATCAAGCCCACCTGGATCTACAACCTGGTCATCCAGGTGACGACGGGCGTCTTCTTCCTGCTGCCAATGCTGACTATCAGCGTGCTCTACCTGCTCATCGGGCTGCAGCTCAGGCGCGAGAAGATGATGCGGGTCATAGAGGCCAAGTCCGGCCTGGACCGGAACGGCTACAGCAGCACCCAGAAGGTGCGGCATCGCCAGGTCACCAAAATGCTCT GTGTGCTGGTGGTGGTCTTCGGCATCTGTTGGGCGCCCTTCCACGCCGACCGGCTGATGTGGAGCTTCATCAAGGAGTGGACCGAATCCCAAAAGCATATGTTCGAGTGCGTTCACATACTCTCGGGGGTCTTCTTCTACCTGAGCTCTGTCGTCAACCCCATCCTCTATAACCTGATGTCCACCCGCTTCCGCGAGATGTTCCGGGAGGTGGCATGCCGGCGTGGCAGACGCGGCTATTCACCCAGCGTGACACGGGTGACCCGGTTGACCCTGCGCAGCACCGTCTGCGAGGCACCGCCTGGACTCGGTGCGCTGGGATCCGAGGGGGAGGATGGCCCTCGCGAACAGGAGACCGCAGCACCTTAA